One region of Culex pipiens pallens isolate TS chromosome 2, TS_CPP_V2, whole genome shotgun sequence genomic DNA includes:
- the LOC120432576 gene encoding catenin delta-2 isoform X1 has product MQREDELIARTHKQQTTQQITTVTKVVREVKQLGPDGQPFDYVAAMPLEMGPDGQPLDYVSMPMGIYTTRSQYMNYNHLDQQEQMAAAAAAAASQSQHLPPGSKGGPGGQPHYQDYEHYSQYADSGYDPTGAIHHPPHPQSYLGEYQINDRSTPHNSSEASESSIPLPMNVPQMGNPSASLLPPGYLQGQYDEMGEYVIAPSPGGPVDPRLYPDNPSAMVYGYVSTPPYGTISSHGHLDPSGVNEPTYATKQLAYEAAASASQRGGVQDGGACYYDGDDDLPQHMSNLQIHNHVFLQHHIITSPGGNNRPSGVNGPEGPVDLEDQRQMKWRDPNLTEVIGFLSHPNNAIKANAAAYLQHLCYMDDPNKQRTRTLGGIPPLVKLLGHEHTDVYRNACGALRNLSYGRQNDENKRAINSAGGIQALIHLLRRTSESDIKELVTGIIWNMSSCEDLKRFIIDDAIVVIVSYIIIPHSGWDPTNPGETCWSTVFRNASGILRNVSSAGEYARKKLRECEGLVDSLLYVIRIAIEKSNIGNKIVENCVCILRNLSYRCQEVEDPNYDKNPIPHHSSTGGVDGAGASSSSSVIVSAASSKGENLGCFGASKKKKEQQQAAAAAAQHAADAKDHSSANGDPARMAYKNTAHYKGAEQLWQPDVVHSYLALLQSCSNPETLEAAAGALQNLAACYWQPSIEIRATVRKEKGLPILVELLRMEVDRVVCAVATALRNLAIDQRNKELIGKYAMRDLVQKLPSGNPQCDQGTSDDTIAAVLATLNEVIKKNAEFARSLLEAGGVERLMNMTRQRLKYTPRVLKFAGQLLFTMWQHQELRDMYKKHGWKEQDFVTKTIASRNVNSSNGGGSYSDNSPNSPNNTLNRPMASQGGTRYEDRTMKRQQASSNNGGQAMSLPPSDGAAKMGKNFLV; this is encoded by the exons ATGCAACGTGAGGATGAACTAATTGCCCGTACTCACAAGCAGCAAACGACGCAGCAAATCACGACCGTAACGAAGGTCGTGCGCGAGGTGAAGCAGTTGGGACCGGATGGGCAGCCGTTTGACTATGTAGCAGCGATGCCACTGGAAATGGGACCCGATGGACAGCCGCTCGACTACGTGTCGATGCCGATGGGAATCTACACGACACGGTCGCAGTACATGAACTACAACCACCTGGACCAGCAGGAGCAGATGGCGGCGGCGGCTGCAGCGGCCGCCTCCCAGTCGCAGCATCTGCCCCCGGGCTCCAAAGGTGGTCCCGGTGGACAGCCGCACTACCAGGACTATGAACACTACTCGCAGTACGCCGACTCCGGGTACGATCCGACCGGAGCGATCCACCATCCGCCCCATCCACAGTCCTACCTCGGTGAGTACCAGATCAACGACCGGTCAACGCCCCACAACTCGAGCGAAGCCAGCGAATCCTCCATTCCGCTCCCGATGAACGTTCCTCAGATGGGCAATCCGTCAGCGAGTCTGCTTCCGCCAGGCTACCTGCAAGGTCAGTACGACGAAATGGGGGAGTACGTCATAGCCCCTTCCCCAGGCGGACCCGTCGACCCACGACTCTACCCGGACAACCCATCGGCGATGGTGTACGGATACGTGTCGACCCCTCCGTACGGCACCATCAGCTCACACGGACACCTCGATCCATCCGGTGTGAACGAGCCAACGTACGCCACGAAACAACTTGCCTACGAAGCCGCGGCCAGTGCCAGCCAACGGGGCGGAGTCCAGGACGGCGGCGCTTGCTACTACGACGGCGATGACGACCTACCCCAGCACATGTCGAACCTGCAAATCCACAACCATGTCTTTCTGCAGCATCACATCATCACCTCGCCCGGTGGCAACAATCGACCCTCCGGCGTAAACGGCCCCGAAGGACCCGTAGACCTGGAAGACCAACGCCAGATGAAGTGGCGAGACCCCAACCTAACCGAAGTGATCGGTTTCCTCAGTCATCCCAACAACGCCATCAAGGCCAACGCAGCCGCCTACCTGCAGCATCTCTGCTACATGGACGACCCCAACAAGCAGCGAACGCGAACCCTCGGCGGAATCCCCCCACTCGTCAAACTGCTCGGCCACGAACACACCGACGTGTACCGGAACGCCTGCGGTGCCCTCCGCAATCTCTCCTACGGCCGGCAAAACGACGAAAACAAACGTGCAATCAACAGTGCCGGAGGCATCCAAGCCCTGATCCACCTGCTCCGACGAACGTCCGAGTCCGACATCAAGGAACTCGTCACCGGCATCATCTGGAACATGTCCTCCTGCGAAGATCTGAAGCGGTTCATCATCGACGACGCCATCGTCGTGATCGTCTCGTACATCATCATCCCCCACTCGGGCTGGGACCCCACGAACCCCGGCGAAACCTGCTGGAGCACCGTGTTCCGGAACGCGTCCGGCATCCTGCGCAACGTCAGCTCCGCAGGCGAGTACGCGCGGAAAAAGCTGCGCGAATGTGAAGGCCTCGTCGATTCGCTTCTCTACGTTATCCGGATAGCGATCGAAAAGTCCAACATCGGCAACAAAATCGTGGAAAACTGCGTCTGCATCCTGCGGAACCTCTCGTACCGCTGCCAAGAGGTCGAGGATCCAAACTACGACAAGAACCCCATCCCGCACCACAGTAGCACCGGAGGGGTGGACGGTGCCGGGgcttcgtcgtcgtcctcggTGATTGTGAGTGCGGCCTCGTCGAAGGGCGAGAACCTGGGCTGCTTTGGGGCGagcaagaagaagaaggaaCAGCAGCAggcggcggcggcagcggcCCAGCACGCCGCGGACGCCAAGGATCACTCGAGTGCGAACGGGGATCCGGCGCGGATGGCGTATAAGAACACGGCGCATTATAAGG GTGCGGAGCAACTGTGGCAGCCCGACGTTGTACATTCCTATCTTGCCTTACTGCAGAGCTGCTCGAACCCGGAAACGCTGGAGGCCGCGGCCGGGGCGCTGCAGAATCTGGCCGCCTGCTACTGGCAGCCGAGCATAGAGATCCGGGCGACGGTGCGGAAGGAGAAGGGCCTGCCGATCCTGGTGGAGCTGCTCCGCATGGAGGTGGACCGGGTGGTGTGTGCCGTGGCCACCGCCCTGCGAAACCTCGCAATCGACCAAAGAAACAAGGAGCTGATCGGGAAGTACGCGATGCGTGATCTGGTCCAGAAGCTGCCCTCGGGCAACCCGCAGTGTGACCAGGGCACCTCAGACGACACCATCGCGGCGGTGTTGGCCACATTGAATGAGGTGATTAAGAAGAATGCCGAGTTTGCGCGGTCTCTGCTGGAGGCGGGTGGCGTCGAGCGGCTCATGAACATGACCCGGCAACGGCTCAAGTACACGCCGCGGGTGCTCAAGTTCGCCGGGCAGCTGCTGTTTACGATGTGGCAGCACCAGGAGCTGCGGGACATGTACAAAAAGCACGGCTGGAAGGAGCAGGACTTTGTGACGAAGACGATCGCCTCGCGGAACGTCAACAGCAGCAACGGCGGCGGCAGCTACAGCGACAACTCGCCCAACTCGCCGAACAACACGCTGAACCGTCCGATGGCGTCGCAGGGCGGCACGCGGTACGAGGACCGCACGATGAAGCGCCAGCAGGCGTCCTCGAACAACGGCGGGCAGGCGATGTCGCTGCCACCGAGCGACGGCGCGGCCAAGATGGGTAAgaactttttggtttaa
- the LOC120432576 gene encoding catenin delta-2 isoform X2 — protein MQREDELIARTHKQQTTQQITTVTKVVREVKQLGPDGQPFDYVAAMPLEMGPDGQPLDYVSMPMGIYTTRSQYMNYNHLDQQEQMAAAAAAAASQSQHLPPGSKGGPGGQPHYQDYEHYSQYADSGYDPTGAIHHPPHPQSYLGEYQINDRSTPHNSSEASESSIPLPMNVPQMGNPSASLLPPGYLQGQYDEMGEYVIAPSPGGPVDPRLYPDNPSAMVYGYVSTPPYGTISSHGHLDPSGVNEPTYATKQLAYEAAASASQRGGVQDGGACYYDGDDDLPQHMSNLQIHNHVFLQHHIITSPGGNNRPSGVNGPEGPVDLEDQRQMKWRDPNLTEVIGFLSHPNNAIKANAAAYLQHLCYMDDPNKQRTRTLGGIPPLVKLLGHEHTDVYRNACGALRNLSYGRQNDENKRAINSAGGIQALIHLLRRTSESDIKELVTGIIWNMSSCEDLKRFIIDDAIVVIVSYIIIPHSGWDPTNPGETCWSTVFRNASGILRNVSSAGEYARKKLRECEGLVDSLLYVIRIAIEKSNIGNKIVENCVCILRNLSYRCQEVEDPNYDKNPIPHHSSTGGVDGAGASSSSSVIVSAASSKGENLGCFGASKKKKEQQQAAAAAAQHAADAKDHSSANGDPARMAYKNTAHYKGAEQLWQPDVVHSYLALLQSCSNPETLEAAAGALQNLAACYWQPSIEIRATVRKEKGLPILVELLRMEVDRVVCAVATALRNLAIDQRNKELIGKYAMRDLVQKLPSGNPQCDQGTSDDTIAAVLATLNEVIKKNAEFARSLLEAGGVERLMNMTRQRLKYTPRVLKFAGQLLFTMWQHQELRDMYKKHGWKEQDFVTKTIASRNVNSSNGGGSYSDNSPNSPNNTLNRPMASQGGTRYEDRTMKRQQASSNNGGQAMSLPPSDGAAKMGR, from the exons ATGCAACGTGAGGATGAACTAATTGCCCGTACTCACAAGCAGCAAACGACGCAGCAAATCACGACCGTAACGAAGGTCGTGCGCGAGGTGAAGCAGTTGGGACCGGATGGGCAGCCGTTTGACTATGTAGCAGCGATGCCACTGGAAATGGGACCCGATGGACAGCCGCTCGACTACGTGTCGATGCCGATGGGAATCTACACGACACGGTCGCAGTACATGAACTACAACCACCTGGACCAGCAGGAGCAGATGGCGGCGGCGGCTGCAGCGGCCGCCTCCCAGTCGCAGCATCTGCCCCCGGGCTCCAAAGGTGGTCCCGGTGGACAGCCGCACTACCAGGACTATGAACACTACTCGCAGTACGCCGACTCCGGGTACGATCCGACCGGAGCGATCCACCATCCGCCCCATCCACAGTCCTACCTCGGTGAGTACCAGATCAACGACCGGTCAACGCCCCACAACTCGAGCGAAGCCAGCGAATCCTCCATTCCGCTCCCGATGAACGTTCCTCAGATGGGCAATCCGTCAGCGAGTCTGCTTCCGCCAGGCTACCTGCAAGGTCAGTACGACGAAATGGGGGAGTACGTCATAGCCCCTTCCCCAGGCGGACCCGTCGACCCACGACTCTACCCGGACAACCCATCGGCGATGGTGTACGGATACGTGTCGACCCCTCCGTACGGCACCATCAGCTCACACGGACACCTCGATCCATCCGGTGTGAACGAGCCAACGTACGCCACGAAACAACTTGCCTACGAAGCCGCGGCCAGTGCCAGCCAACGGGGCGGAGTCCAGGACGGCGGCGCTTGCTACTACGACGGCGATGACGACCTACCCCAGCACATGTCGAACCTGCAAATCCACAACCATGTCTTTCTGCAGCATCACATCATCACCTCGCCCGGTGGCAACAATCGACCCTCCGGCGTAAACGGCCCCGAAGGACCCGTAGACCTGGAAGACCAACGCCAGATGAAGTGGCGAGACCCCAACCTAACCGAAGTGATCGGTTTCCTCAGTCATCCCAACAACGCCATCAAGGCCAACGCAGCCGCCTACCTGCAGCATCTCTGCTACATGGACGACCCCAACAAGCAGCGAACGCGAACCCTCGGCGGAATCCCCCCACTCGTCAAACTGCTCGGCCACGAACACACCGACGTGTACCGGAACGCCTGCGGTGCCCTCCGCAATCTCTCCTACGGCCGGCAAAACGACGAAAACAAACGTGCAATCAACAGTGCCGGAGGCATCCAAGCCCTGATCCACCTGCTCCGACGAACGTCCGAGTCCGACATCAAGGAACTCGTCACCGGCATCATCTGGAACATGTCCTCCTGCGAAGATCTGAAGCGGTTCATCATCGACGACGCCATCGTCGTGATCGTCTCGTACATCATCATCCCCCACTCGGGCTGGGACCCCACGAACCCCGGCGAAACCTGCTGGAGCACCGTGTTCCGGAACGCGTCCGGCATCCTGCGCAACGTCAGCTCCGCAGGCGAGTACGCGCGGAAAAAGCTGCGCGAATGTGAAGGCCTCGTCGATTCGCTTCTCTACGTTATCCGGATAGCGATCGAAAAGTCCAACATCGGCAACAAAATCGTGGAAAACTGCGTCTGCATCCTGCGGAACCTCTCGTACCGCTGCCAAGAGGTCGAGGATCCAAACTACGACAAGAACCCCATCCCGCACCACAGTAGCACCGGAGGGGTGGACGGTGCCGGGgcttcgtcgtcgtcctcggTGATTGTGAGTGCGGCCTCGTCGAAGGGCGAGAACCTGGGCTGCTTTGGGGCGagcaagaagaagaaggaaCAGCAGCAggcggcggcggcagcggcCCAGCACGCCGCGGACGCCAAGGATCACTCGAGTGCGAACGGGGATCCGGCGCGGATGGCGTATAAGAACACGGCGCATTATAAGG GTGCGGAGCAACTGTGGCAGCCCGACGTTGTACATTCCTATCTTGCCTTACTGCAGAGCTGCTCGAACCCGGAAACGCTGGAGGCCGCGGCCGGGGCGCTGCAGAATCTGGCCGCCTGCTACTGGCAGCCGAGCATAGAGATCCGGGCGACGGTGCGGAAGGAGAAGGGCCTGCCGATCCTGGTGGAGCTGCTCCGCATGGAGGTGGACCGGGTGGTGTGTGCCGTGGCCACCGCCCTGCGAAACCTCGCAATCGACCAAAGAAACAAGGAGCTGATCGGGAAGTACGCGATGCGTGATCTGGTCCAGAAGCTGCCCTCGGGCAACCCGCAGTGTGACCAGGGCACCTCAGACGACACCATCGCGGCGGTGTTGGCCACATTGAATGAGGTGATTAAGAAGAATGCCGAGTTTGCGCGGTCTCTGCTGGAGGCGGGTGGCGTCGAGCGGCTCATGAACATGACCCGGCAACGGCTCAAGTACACGCCGCGGGTGCTCAAGTTCGCCGGGCAGCTGCTGTTTACGATGTGGCAGCACCAGGAGCTGCGGGACATGTACAAAAAGCACGGCTGGAAGGAGCAGGACTTTGTGACGAAGACGATCGCCTCGCGGAACGTCAACAGCAGCAACGGCGGCGGCAGCTACAGCGACAACTCGCCCAACTCGCCGAACAACACGCTGAACCGTCCGATGGCGTCGCAGGGCGGCACGCGGTACGAGGACCGCACGATGAAGCGCCAGCAGGCGTCCTCGAACAACGGCGGGCAGGCGATGTCGCTGCCACCGAGCGACGGCGCGGCCAAGATGG GCAGATGA